In a genomic window of Pseudoxanthomonas indica:
- a CDS encoding porin produces MRGQRAGVTAGQRRVSRLAVALLCSLALPAFAQKAPTVEELQKRLEALERRLGTSVASEEGAEPGLADLDQRLKVIERRLELQQEEAVAKAKEAPVISVNDKGASFKSADGNYEVRLRGLIQGDGRFYVNDDALPQNDTFLLRTARPIIEGSLGKLIGFRFTPEFAGDSASIVDAYVDLRFDPAYTLRVGKFTSPVGLERLQSSSALAGVERALASELAPNRDIGVQLQGDVAEGKFSYALGVFNGTVDGRDAVTTNPDNEFEYAGRAFFEPFRNNANALSGLGFGVGASIGDKVGSGNNFLPRYRTPGQVQFFNYRSSVAADGENFRFSPQAYYYLGRFGVLGEYIRSSQEVLQTTGANAGVRADLENTAWQATVQFVLSGEDASYRGVVKPSSPFRPGEGWGAFELVGRYGQLEVDDGAFPIFADPTVSAREASSWTLGLNWYLTSNLKLVFNYLDTTFKGGAAGGSDREDEKAIFSRLQVAF; encoded by the coding sequence ATGCGTGGACAGCGAGCGGGCGTGACGGCAGGGCAACGGCGGGTGTCGCGGTTGGCGGTCGCGCTGCTGTGTTCGCTGGCGTTGCCGGCGTTCGCGCAGAAGGCGCCCACGGTCGAAGAGCTGCAGAAGCGCCTGGAAGCGCTGGAACGCCGCCTGGGCACCAGCGTCGCCAGCGAAGAAGGGGCGGAGCCGGGCCTGGCCGATCTTGACCAGCGATTGAAGGTCATCGAGCGGCGCCTGGAGCTGCAGCAGGAAGAAGCCGTGGCCAAGGCCAAGGAAGCTCCGGTGATCTCGGTCAATGACAAGGGCGCTTCCTTCAAGTCTGCTGACGGCAACTACGAGGTCCGCCTGCGCGGGCTGATTCAAGGGGATGGTCGCTTTTACGTGAACGACGACGCTCTGCCGCAGAACGACACCTTCCTGCTGCGTACCGCGCGCCCGATCATCGAAGGCTCGCTCGGCAAGCTGATCGGTTTCCGCTTCACCCCGGAATTCGCCGGTGACAGCGCGAGCATCGTCGATGCCTATGTGGATCTGCGCTTCGATCCCGCCTACACGCTGCGGGTGGGCAAGTTCACCTCGCCGGTGGGCCTGGAGCGCTTGCAGTCGTCGTCGGCACTGGCCGGGGTGGAACGCGCGCTGGCCAGCGAACTGGCGCCCAACCGCGATATCGGTGTGCAATTGCAGGGCGATGTGGCCGAGGGCAAGTTCAGTTACGCGCTCGGTGTGTTCAACGGCACCGTCGATGGTCGCGACGCGGTGACGACCAATCCGGACAACGAGTTCGAGTATGCCGGCCGCGCCTTCTTCGAGCCGTTCCGCAACAACGCCAATGCGCTGTCCGGCCTGGGCTTCGGCGTGGGCGCCAGCATTGGCGACAAGGTTGGCAGTGGCAACAACTTCCTGCCGCGTTATCGTACGCCGGGCCAGGTGCAGTTCTTCAACTACCGCTCCAGCGTGGCCGCCGACGGCGAGAACTTCCGCTTCTCGCCGCAGGCTTACTACTACCTGGGTCGCTTCGGCGTGCTCGGCGAGTACATCCGTTCCAGCCAGGAAGTACTGCAGACCACCGGCGCCAATGCCGGCGTGCGTGCCGACCTGGAGAACACCGCCTGGCAGGCCACCGTCCAGTTCGTGCTCAGCGGGGAAGACGCCAGCTATCGCGGCGTGGTCAAGCCGTCCAGCCCGTTCCGGCCCGGTGAAGGCTGGGGTGCGTTCGAGCTGGTGGGCCGCTACGGCCAACTGGAAGTGGATGACGGCGCCTTCCCGATCTTCGCCGACCCCACCGTCTCCGCGCGCGAGGCCAGCAGCTGGACCCTGGGCCTGAACTGGTATCTCACCAGCAACCTCAAACTCGTTTTTAACTACCTAGACACTACCTTCAAGGGCGGGGCTGCCGGTGGCAGTGACCGTGAAGACGAAAAAGCGATCTTCTCGCGCCTGCAAGTCGCCTTCTGA
- a CDS encoding sulfate ABC transporter substrate-binding protein → MQRHLRTLLIAFGLTVAAAAGAKDVKLLNVSYDPTREFYREFNAAFAADWQKQKGQKVEIETSHGGSGKQARAVIDGLEADVVTLALAYDVDSIAQRARLFPANWQQRLPENSAPYTSTIVFLVRKGNPKKVKDWVDLVKPGISVITPNPKTSGGARWNYLAAWAYGLKIFKGDEAKTRNFVKALFRNVPVLDTGARGSTTTFVQRGIGDVLLAWENEAFLSIEELGPDKFDIVVPSISILAEPPVALVDKNVDKHGTRAVATAYLKFLYSPTGQRLAAKHYYRPRHPEFAAKEDIERFPKVELVTIDKVFGSWAKAQATHFADGGVFDQIQQR, encoded by the coding sequence ATGCAACGCCACCTTCGCACCTTGCTGATTGCCTTCGGCCTGACGGTCGCAGCGGCGGCCGGCGCCAAGGACGTCAAGCTGCTCAACGTCTCCTACGATCCCACCCGCGAGTTCTATCGCGAATTCAACGCCGCCTTCGCCGCTGACTGGCAGAAGCAGAAGGGCCAGAAAGTCGAGATTGAAACCTCGCACGGCGGTTCCGGCAAACAGGCGCGCGCGGTGATCGATGGCCTCGAAGCCGACGTGGTCACGCTGGCGCTGGCGTACGACGTCGACTCGATCGCGCAACGAGCGCGCCTGTTCCCGGCCAACTGGCAGCAGCGGCTGCCGGAAAACAGTGCGCCGTACACCTCGACCATCGTGTTCCTGGTGCGCAAGGGCAACCCCAAGAAGGTCAAGGACTGGGTGGATCTGGTGAAGCCGGGCATCTCGGTGATCACGCCCAACCCCAAGACCTCCGGCGGTGCGCGCTGGAACTATCTTGCCGCGTGGGCCTATGGCCTGAAGATCTTCAAGGGCGATGAGGCCAAGACCCGCAACTTCGTCAAGGCGCTGTTCCGCAACGTGCCGGTGCTGGATACCGGTGCGCGCGGCTCCACAACTACCTTCGTCCAGCGCGGCATCGGCGATGTGCTGCTGGCCTGGGAGAACGAAGCCTTCCTGTCGATTGAAGAACTGGGCCCGGACAAGTTCGACATCGTCGTGCCGTCGATTTCCATCCTGGCCGAACCGCCGGTGGCGCTGGTGGACAAGAACGTGGACAAGCACGGTACCCGCGCGGTGGCCACGGCCTACCTGAAGTTCCTGTACTCGCCGACGGGCCAGCGCCTGGCCGCCAAGCACTACTACCGGCCGCGACATCCGGAGTTTGCCGCCAAGGAAGACATCGAGCGCTTCCCCAAGGTCGAACTGGTGACCATCGACAAGGTGTTCGGCAGTTGGGCCAAGGCGCAGGCCACGCACTTCGCCGATGGCGGCGTGTTCGACCAGATCCAGCAGCGCTGA
- the cysT gene encoding sulfate ABC transporter permease subunit CysT produces MAVTALPAKAATPRRRRVLPGFGLSLGYSLAGLGLIVLIPLVGVFVKASGLGFEGLWRIWTEPRVLSALWISFGTALAAAAFNAVMGTWVAWVFVRYKFPGKRLFDAMIDLPFALPTAVAGIALTALYGPSGWIGRWLEAAGIKVAYTPLGITVALVFIGLPFVVRVVQPVLAEVERELEEAAATLGANRRQIVWRVILPTLWPAVLAGFALAFARGVGEYGSVIFIAGNLPGVSEIAPLLITIKLEEFDYAGATAIAAAMLLLSFVLLLAINSLQARLARTQRGRA; encoded by the coding sequence ATGGCGGTCACGGCACTCCCTGCAAAAGCGGCGACGCCCCGGCGTCGCCGTGTGCTGCCTGGCTTCGGCCTGAGCCTGGGCTATTCGCTGGCCGGGCTGGGCCTGATCGTGTTGATTCCGCTGGTGGGCGTGTTTGTCAAAGCCAGTGGTCTGGGGTTTGAAGGCCTGTGGCGAATCTGGACCGAGCCGCGCGTGCTGTCCGCCTTGTGGATCAGCTTCGGCACCGCGCTGGCGGCAGCGGCGTTCAATGCGGTGATGGGCACCTGGGTGGCCTGGGTGTTCGTGCGCTACAAATTTCCGGGCAAGCGCTTGTTCGACGCGATGATCGATCTGCCGTTCGCCCTGCCCACCGCCGTGGCCGGCATCGCGTTGACCGCCTTATACGGACCCAGCGGCTGGATTGGCCGCTGGCTGGAAGCGGCCGGCATCAAGGTCGCTTACACGCCGCTGGGCATCACCGTGGCGCTGGTGTTCATTGGCCTGCCCTTCGTCGTGCGCGTAGTGCAGCCGGTGCTGGCGGAAGTGGAGCGCGAACTGGAAGAAGCTGCCGCCACCTTGGGTGCGAATCGGCGGCAGATCGTCTGGCGGGTGATCCTGCCCACCTTGTGGCCGGCGGTGCTGGCGGGCTTCGCGCTGGCGTTCGCGCGCGGCGTGGGTGAGTACGGTTCGGTGATCTTCATTGCCGGCAATCTGCCGGGCGTGTCGGAAATCGCGCCGCTGCTGATCACCATCAAGCTGGAGGAATTCGACTACGCCGGCGCCACCGCCATTGCCGCGGCCATGCTGCTGCTTTCCTTCGTCCTGCTGCTGGCGATCAACAGTCTGCAGGCCAGGCTCGCGCGCACGCAGCGGGGCAGGGCATGA
- the cysW gene encoding sulfate ABC transporter permease subunit CysW has protein sequence MIPSPHAVLADSAPARATQARDATTEPRWAQALLILGALVFLLAFLLLPLLLVFVEALRGGVGAFVRAVSETDALAAVKLTLLVTGIVVPLNLLFGVAAAWAVSKHQFPGKRWLVTLIDLPFAVSPVVAGLIFVLIFGAQGWAWPLIDEGWTGTLPLLGEVHVQLPKIIFALPGIVLATVFVTFPFIARELMPLMEQQGTDEELVALSLGANGWQTFWRVTLPNIRWALLYGVLLCSARAMGEFGAVSVVSGHIRGRTNTLPLHVEILYNEYAYSAAFAAASLLALSALITLVLKTYLEWRHGESLAANHRH, from the coding sequence ATGATTCCCTCGCCGCACGCGGTGTTGGCCGACAGCGCGCCCGCGCGCGCGACGCAAGCGCGCGATGCCACCACCGAGCCGCGCTGGGCGCAGGCGCTGCTGATCCTGGGCGCTTTGGTCTTCCTGCTGGCCTTCCTGCTGTTGCCGCTGCTGCTGGTTTTTGTCGAAGCGCTGCGCGGCGGCGTGGGTGCGTTCGTGCGCGCAGTCAGCGAGACCGACGCGTTGGCCGCGGTCAAGCTGACCTTGCTGGTGACCGGGATCGTCGTTCCGCTCAACTTGCTGTTCGGCGTGGCGGCGGCGTGGGCGGTGAGCAAGCATCAGTTCCCCGGCAAACGCTGGCTGGTGACCTTGATCGACTTGCCGTTCGCGGTTTCGCCGGTGGTGGCCGGCCTGATCTTCGTGCTGATTTTCGGCGCGCAGGGCTGGGCCTGGCCGCTGATCGACGAAGGCTGGACCGGCACCTTGCCGTTGCTGGGCGAAGTGCACGTGCAGCTCCCCAAGATCATCTTCGCGCTGCCAGGCATCGTGCTGGCCACGGTGTTCGTCACCTTTCCCTTCATCGCCCGCGAGCTCATGCCGTTGATGGAGCAGCAGGGCACCGACGAGGAACTGGTCGCACTGAGTCTGGGCGCCAATGGCTGGCAGACGTTCTGGCGCGTGACCCTGCCCAACATCCGCTGGGCACTGCTATACGGCGTGCTGCTGTGCAGTGCGCGCGCGATGGGCGAATTCGGCGCGGTGTCGGTGGTGTCCGGGCATATCCGCGGACGCACCAACACCCTGCCGCTGCACGTGGAGATTCTCTACAACGAATATGCCTACAGCGCGGCCTTCGCGGCTGCTTCGCTGCTGGCGTTGTCGGCACTGATCACCCTGGTGCTGAAGACCTACCTGGAATGGCGCCACGGCGAATCGCTGGCCGCCAATCATCGCCACTGA
- a CDS encoding sulfate/molybdate ABC transporter ATP-binding protein produces the protein MSIVIEHLSKRFGAFAALDDIQLEVKQGELLALLGPSGSGKTTLLRIIAGLEHADAGRVLFDGEDAAGLSVQARRAGFVFQHYALFRHLNVADNIAFGLRVRRGAERWPEARIRARVEELLSLVQLEGLGGRYPAQLSGGQRQRVALARALAIEPRVLLLDEPFGALDAQVRRDLRRWLRELHDRTGLTTLFVTHDQEEALELADRVAILNGGKLEQLGTPAAVYDQPASPFIYGFVGEVNRLPAQWQAGRLHAEGKPVPTELAGVGQGAAHLYVRPEDLRVSDEATGWPARVVAEQRSGPRLRVRAVLEQSQSPVEVELPASNDGAFPVGARLHVAPARAGWFPAG, from the coding sequence ATGAGCATCGTCATCGAACATCTGTCCAAGCGCTTCGGCGCCTTCGCCGCGCTGGATGACATCCAGCTGGAAGTGAAACAAGGCGAACTGCTCGCCCTGCTGGGGCCGTCCGGCTCAGGCAAGACCACGCTGCTGCGGATCATCGCGGGCCTGGAGCATGCCGATGCCGGCCGCGTGCTGTTTGACGGCGAAGACGCCGCAGGCTTGAGCGTGCAGGCGCGCCGCGCGGGCTTCGTGTTCCAGCACTACGCCTTGTTCCGGCATCTGAACGTGGCCGACAACATCGCCTTCGGCCTGCGCGTGCGTCGTGGCGCCGAGCGCTGGCCGGAAGCACGCATCCGCGCGCGGGTGGAAGAGCTGCTGTCGCTGGTGCAACTGGAAGGCCTGGGCGGCCGCTACCCGGCGCAACTGTCCGGTGGCCAGCGCCAACGCGTGGCGCTGGCGCGTGCGCTGGCGATCGAGCCGCGCGTGTTGCTGCTGGACGAACCCTTCGGCGCGCTCGATGCGCAGGTGCGTCGGGACCTGCGCCGTTGGTTGCGCGAGTTGCATGACCGCACCGGACTGACCACGCTGTTCGTCACCCATGATCAGGAAGAAGCGCTGGAACTGGCCGATCGCGTGGCCATTCTCAATGGCGGCAAGCTGGAGCAGTTGGGAACACCCGCGGCGGTCTATGACCAGCCCGCCTCACCCTTCATCTACGGCTTTGTCGGCGAAGTGAACCGGCTGCCGGCGCAGTGGCAGGCCGGGCGCCTGCATGCCGAAGGCAAACCGGTGCCGACCGAACTGGCAGGCGTAGGGCAGGGCGCGGCGCATCTGTATGTCCGGCCCGAGGACCTGCGGGTCAGCGATGAAGCCACCGGCTGGCCGGCCCGGGTCGTGGCCGAGCAGCGCAGCGGCCCGCGCCTGCGGGTGCGGGCAGTGCTGGAGCAGTCGCAATCACCGGTGGAAGTGGAGCTTCCCGCCAGCAATGACGGGGCTTTCCCGGTCGGCGCCCGGCTGCATGTGGCGCCCGCCCGTGCCGGATGGTTCCCGGCCGGCTGA
- a CDS encoding TorF family putative porin, whose protein sequence is MKPVKLSRALTAALLLAVPFVSYAQEAAEPEEASSPVTWSIAATTDYVFRGVSQTDEGPALQAGLTYTAPFGLYVGAWGSNVDFGDPDPEAGVRGVDTELDLFVGYSHDFNDSWNLDVSALRYTYHGASDGVDSGDYMEYIAKVTWAGPVEVSGLVAYAPDYGDLTPKAKESYANLSASYEFGDSGISLGAGVGYTSVDYGAETIDGERFDYGVTDYFDGALTVSKAFGPATATLGYYTTFASDADLLKDESGIYDDRIALTISIGN, encoded by the coding sequence ATGAAGCCAGTCAAGCTGAGCCGTGCGCTCACCGCCGCGTTGTTGTTGGCGGTACCGTTTGTGTCCTACGCCCAGGAAGCCGCGGAGCCGGAGGAAGCATCCTCGCCGGTCACCTGGTCCATTGCCGCCACCACCGATTACGTGTTCCGTGGCGTTTCCCAGACCGACGAGGGCCCGGCCCTGCAGGCTGGCCTGACCTACACCGCGCCGTTTGGCTTGTATGTGGGCGCCTGGGGCTCCAACGTCGACTTCGGTGATCCGGATCCGGAAGCCGGTGTCCGCGGTGTCGATACCGAACTGGATCTGTTCGTCGGCTACAGCCACGACTTCAACGACAGCTGGAACCTCGACGTCAGCGCGCTGCGCTACACCTACCACGGCGCCTCCGATGGCGTGGACAGCGGCGACTACATGGAATACATCGCCAAGGTCACCTGGGCAGGCCCGGTCGAAGTATCCGGCCTGGTGGCGTATGCACCGGACTACGGCGACCTGACGCCCAAGGCCAAGGAAAGCTACGCCAACCTGTCGGCCTCGTACGAGTTCGGCGACAGCGGCATCTCGCTGGGCGCCGGCGTGGGTTACACCTCGGTCGATTACGGCGCCGAGACCATCGATGGCGAACGCTTCGACTACGGCGTCACCGATTACTTCGACGGCGCGCTGACCGTGAGCAAGGCGTTCGGTCCGGCCACGGCCACCCTCGGTTACTACACCACGTTCGCTTCCGACGCTGACCTGCTGAAGGACGAAAGCGGTATCTACGATGACCGCATCGCCTTGACCATCAGCATCGGCAACTGA
- a CDS encoding methionine ABC transporter ATP-binding protein yields the protein MIQFTHVSKTYATPSGQLQALKPVSLDIRAGEIFGIIGQSGAGKSTLLRMINGLEKPSQGQVQVDGQQVASLPEPQLRALRRRIGMIFQHFNLLSSQTVAENVAFPLRLAGMDRKAIVARVAELLERVGLREFADRYPAQLSGGQKQRVGIARALATQPTLLLCDEATSALDPHTTQSILRLLAELNRELGLTIVLITHEMEVVRRICHRVAVLDAGELVESGPVEQVFLHPAHPTTQQFVADAEHLDDEEQITALEAVSGRILRLTFLGADTFKPLLGQVARQTGADYTILGGHIGRIRDTPYGQLTIALTGGDIEGAQAALVQADVHVQELRR from the coding sequence ATGATCCAGTTCACCCACGTCAGCAAAACCTACGCCACGCCGTCGGGCCAGCTGCAGGCGCTCAAGCCTGTCAGCCTGGACATCCGGGCGGGTGAAATCTTCGGCATCATCGGCCAGTCCGGCGCAGGCAAGTCGACCTTGCTGCGGATGATCAACGGCCTGGAAAAACCCAGCCAGGGCCAGGTGCAGGTCGACGGCCAGCAGGTGGCCTCACTGCCGGAGCCGCAACTGCGCGCACTGCGTCGGCGCATCGGCATGATCTTCCAGCACTTCAACCTGTTGTCGTCGCAGACGGTGGCGGAAAACGTGGCGTTTCCGCTGCGCCTGGCCGGCATGGATCGCAAGGCGATTGTGGCGCGCGTGGCCGAGCTGCTGGAGCGTGTCGGTCTGCGCGAGTTCGCCGATCGCTATCCGGCCCAGCTCTCGGGCGGGCAGAAGCAGCGCGTCGGCATCGCCCGCGCCCTCGCCACCCAGCCCACCCTGTTGTTGTGCGATGAAGCCACCAGCGCGCTGGACCCGCATACCACCCAGTCGATCCTGCGCCTGCTGGCCGAACTCAATCGCGAGCTGGGCCTGACCATCGTGCTGATCACCCACGAGATGGAAGTGGTGCGTCGCATCTGCCATCGCGTGGCGGTGCTGGACGCCGGCGAACTGGTCGAAAGCGGTCCGGTCGAACAGGTCTTCCTGCATCCGGCGCATCCCACCACCCAGCAATTCGTCGCCGATGCCGAGCACCTCGACGACGAGGAGCAGATCACCGCGCTGGAGGCCGTCAGTGGCCGCATCCTGCGACTGACCTTCCTGGGCGCCGATACCTTCAAGCCGCTGCTCGGGCAGGTGGCGCGGCAGACCGGCGCGGACTACACGATCCTGGGCGGACACATCGGTCGCATCCGCGACACGCCGTATGGCCAGCTGACCATTGCGCTCACCGGCGGCGACATCGAAGGCGCGCAGGCGGCGCTGGTGCAAGCCGACGTACACGTGCAGGAGCTGCGCCGATGA
- a CDS encoding methionine ABC transporter permease → MIFATATVLGLDPGKWNEVLIATFDTLLMLAGSLPLTLALGLPLGVLLFLSDKHQRLDNTWLHNVLALLVNLVRSAPFIILMIVLIPVTLRLMGTSLGVRGAILPLVIGAVPFYARLVETALREVPAGVIEASEAMGATTRQLVWRVLLPEALPGLLAGATVTAVALVGFTAMGGAIGSGGLGDLAYRDGYLRSQTSVAIVTVALLLVIVQVLQFVGDSLVRRVNHR, encoded by the coding sequence ATGATCTTCGCCACCGCGACCGTGCTGGGACTGGATCCGGGCAAGTGGAACGAGGTCCTGATCGCCACCTTCGACACCTTGCTGATGCTGGCGGGTTCGTTGCCGCTGACCCTGGCCTTGGGCCTGCCGCTGGGCGTGTTGCTGTTCCTCAGTGACAAGCACCAGCGCCTGGACAACACCTGGCTGCACAATGTGCTGGCATTGCTGGTGAACCTGGTGCGTTCGGCGCCTTTCATCATCCTGATGATCGTGCTGATACCGGTGACCTTGCGGCTGATGGGCACTTCTCTGGGTGTGCGCGGTGCGATCCTGCCGCTGGTGATTGGCGCGGTGCCGTTCTACGCGCGGCTGGTGGAAACGGCATTGCGTGAAGTGCCGGCGGGCGTGATCGAAGCCAGCGAGGCGATGGGTGCGACCACGCGACAACTGGTCTGGCGCGTGCTGTTGCCGGAAGCCTTGCCGGGCCTGCTGGCCGGCGCGACGGTCACTGCCGTGGCGCTGGTTGGCTTCACCGCCATGGGGGGCGCGATTGGTTCCGGTGGCCTGGGCGATCTGGCCTATCGCGACGGTTACCTGCGCTCGCAGACCTCGGTGGCCATCGTCACCGTGGCGCTGCTGCTGGTGATCGTGCAGGTGCTGCAGTTTGTCGGCGACAGCCTGGTCCGCCGCGTCAATCATCGATGA
- a CDS encoding MetQ/NlpA family ABC transporter substrate-binding protein: MKKWLLPVFLLVLTLAGCKGAGETDQNTLTIAATAVPHAEILDVVKPILARQGVTLQVKVFNDYVQPNDQVAQGLIDVNYFQTEPYLDAYNRDRGTKLETFIGVHIEPFGAYSRRYPSLEALPNGADVVIPNDPSNNSRALILLHKAGVIQLKDPGNELSTLRDIVANPKQLKFRELDSAMLPRVLNQVDLALINTNYALDAGLQPTRDALAIEDAHSPYVNFLVGLPKLREDPRVKKLEAALTSPEVKAFIQKKYQGAVLPAF, encoded by the coding sequence ATGAAGAAGTGGCTACTCCCGGTTTTCCTGCTCGTGCTGACGCTGGCCGGCTGCAAGGGCGCTGGCGAAACCGACCAGAACACCCTGACCATCGCGGCCACCGCCGTGCCGCACGCCGAGATCCTGGACGTGGTCAAGCCGATCCTGGCCAGGCAGGGCGTGACCCTGCAGGTCAAGGTGTTCAACGACTACGTGCAGCCCAATGATCAAGTGGCGCAGGGCCTGATCGACGTCAACTATTTCCAGACCGAGCCTTATCTGGATGCCTACAACCGCGATCGCGGGACGAAGCTGGAGACCTTCATCGGCGTGCATATCGAGCCGTTCGGTGCGTACTCGCGTCGCTACCCCTCGCTGGAAGCGCTGCCGAACGGTGCGGACGTGGTCATCCCCAACGATCCCAGCAACAACAGCCGTGCGCTGATCCTGCTGCACAAGGCCGGCGTGATCCAGCTGAAGGATCCCGGCAACGAACTGTCCACCCTTCGCGACATCGTCGCCAATCCCAAGCAGCTCAAGTTCCGCGAGCTGGATTCGGCGATGCTGCCACGCGTGCTGAATCAAGTGGATCTGGCATTGATCAACACCAACTACGCGCTCGACGCCGGCCTGCAGCCAACCCGTGATGCGCTGGCAATCGAAGACGCCCATTCGCCTTACGTCAATTTCCTGGTCGGCCTGCCGAAGCTGCGCGAGGATCCGCGGGTCAAGAAACTGGAAGCGGCCCTGACCAGTCCGGAGGTCAAGGCGTTCATCCAGAAGAAATACCAGGGCGCGGTATTGCCCGCGTTCTGA
- a CDS encoding NADP-dependent oxidoreductase, which produces MGDIITTRIVLASRPSGEPRADNFRLEQAPLATPGPGQLLIRNRYLSLDPYMRGRMDAGRSYAAPVAIDDVMEGRTVAEVLESQHPDYAAGELVLASGGWQTHAVIDARAVIRKLHDDGLPLSTSLGVYGMPGFTAYAGLHEIGKPQAGETLVVAAASGPVGATVGQIARMQGARTVGIAGGEAKRQYLESIGFDVALDHRAEDFAAQLRAAVPQGIDVYFENVGGKVFDAVVPLLNDFARIPVCGTIANYNSRGEILPGPDRLPGFVSQILRQRLTLRGFIQRDFIHLFPQFLTDMGAWLKDGRIQYREDIVEGLEQAPEAFFGLLKGRNFGKLVVKLD; this is translated from the coding sequence ATGGGCGACATCATCACTACGCGCATCGTGCTGGCCTCGCGCCCCAGCGGTGAACCCCGGGCGGACAACTTCCGTCTGGAGCAGGCGCCGCTGGCGACGCCCGGTCCGGGACAATTGCTGATCCGCAATCGCTATCTGTCGCTGGATCCGTACATGCGCGGTCGCATGGATGCCGGTCGTTCTTATGCAGCGCCGGTGGCGATCGATGACGTGATGGAGGGCCGCACCGTGGCCGAGGTGCTGGAGTCGCAGCATCCCGACTATGCGGCGGGCGAACTCGTGCTGGCGAGTGGTGGCTGGCAGACCCATGCGGTCATCGATGCCAGGGCGGTGATCCGCAAGCTGCACGACGATGGCCTGCCGCTCAGCACCTCCCTGGGCGTGTATGGCATGCCGGGCTTCACCGCGTATGCGGGCCTGCACGAGATCGGCAAGCCGCAGGCGGGTGAAACGCTGGTGGTCGCGGCCGCCAGCGGTCCGGTCGGCGCCACGGTGGGCCAGATCGCCAGGATGCAGGGCGCGCGCACGGTGGGCATCGCCGGTGGTGAAGCCAAGCGCCAGTACCTGGAATCCATCGGCTTCGACGTGGCGCTGGATCATCGCGCCGAGGATTTCGCCGCGCAGTTACGCGCGGCGGTGCCGCAGGGCATCGATGTGTATTTCGAGAACGTCGGCGGCAAGGTGTTCGACGCGGTGGTGCCGTTGCTCAATGACTTTGCCCGCATCCCGGTGTGCGGCACGATCGCCAACTACAATTCGCGCGGCGAGATTCTGCCGGGCCCGGATCGCCTGCCCGGCTTCGTCAGCCAGATCCTGCGCCAGCGGCTGACCCTGCGCGGATTCATCCAGCGCGACTTCATCCACCTGTTCCCGCAGTTCCTCACCGACATGGGCGCCTGGCTCAAGGACGGCCGCATCCAGTACCGCGAGGACATCGTCGAAGGGCTGGAGCAGGCGCCGGAAGCGTTCTTCGGCCTGTTGAAGGGACGCAACTTCGGCAAGTTGGTGGTCAAGCTGGATTGA